The nucleotide window TAGGTCAGGTACCCCGTACCTGACAATTGTGGACACAACGCAGAACAGATGTCAGGTACGGGGTACCTGACCTACATAAAAAACCACCCGCACACGATTCATCCTTTTCGGGAGTTACTGATGAGCATCCGATTCGCACTCGTCGCCTTGGCCGTCGCGCTGGTGGCCGGCTCGGCTGGGGCCGCCGACGCCGTCAAGCGCGTCAGCGGTTCGGCCGTCAACGGCAACATCACCAAGATGTCGGCCACCGACGTCACCATCGAAAAGCCGGGCGGAGCCGCCGAGACGATCCCCGTCTCGGACATCGAGGAAATCGTCTTCGACAAAGAGCCAGGCACGTTGCGGGCGGTGCGCAACAACGCCGCCGACGGCAACTTTGACGCGGCCTTGGCCACCCTGGAAAAGGTCAAGACCGACACGATTTCGCGCCCCGAGTTGCTCGACGACATTCAGTTCTACCGCGTGCTGTGCGAGGCCCGGCTGGCTCTGGCCGGCAGCGGCGACTTGCAGAAGGCGGGCGGCGCGGCATTCAACTATGTCTCGGCGCACCCTTCCAGCTTTCACTTCCTGCAGGCCAACGAGCTGCTGGGCGATCTGTTCGCCGCCACGGGCAAGTACACCGAGGCGCGGCAGTACTACGGCGTGCTCGAAAAGTCGACCTTCCCCGAGTACAAGGCCCGCGGCCTGATCGCCCAGGGACGCGTCTACGTCCGGGACGGCAAGTTCGACGAAGCCCTCAAGGCGTTTGACGGCGTGTTGGCGATGGGGAACCAGAAGGGGGCCCTGAACGATTCGCAGCGCTACTCGGCCACCCTGGGCAAGGCGTTGTGTCTGGCCGAGACGGGCAAGGTCGACGACGGTATTAAGCAGATCGAGGAAGTCATCAAGCTGGCCAACGTGGAAGACGCCCAGTTGATGGGCGAGGCCTACGTCACGCTGGGCAAGGCGTTACTGAAGAAGGGAAATAAAAAGGAAGCCCTGCTGGCGTTCCTGCACGTCGACGTGCTGTTCTTCTCGAACGCCTCGGCCCACGCCGAATCGCTGAAGGCCCTGGTCGCGTTGTGGAACGAGCTGGGCAAGCCCGAGCGCGCCACCCTGGCGGCCCAGACCTTGCAAAGCCGATATTCGGGGGGGCGCTAGGGCAATTCTCGGGAGCATGTATCGTCTGCCCATCCAAGCCGGCGGCTCTGCCGCCGATCTCGGTGGCAAAGCCACCGGCTTGGTAGATGCGCACGCTACATTACATTTAATTGAGAACCGCTCTAGCCGGTCGTTCGAGGGCCAATGGGCCGGGAGCTGGTGGGACGCTGTGGGCTTCAAACGAGGTTACCCGGCGCGTGAAGCGCTGGGGCGGTTCGCGCCGAAAACCGCCAAATCGGCCGGGTCAATTTCCTTTAATTTCAATGAGCTGCCGGTTAGACTGAGGAGGTCCGACGCCCGCGCGCCTGGAGTGTGTTCACTCGAGCAGCGCGACTTCTTCACGGTCAGCGGAGTCTGGCCGTTCCCGTCCGAGCTGGTGGAACCGGCGTCTGGTCCGTTAACGTGATCGATTCCGATCGAACTTTTCCAATCAACCTACGTTTTCATTGTCTGCTGGAGGCCGTCATGCGAGGGATTTTTGTGCGCTCGAAGCTGCTCGGGGCATTCGCCGCGCTGGGTTTGATGTTCACGGCGTGGACCGCGATGCCGATCGCAGCGTTCGCACAAGAGGAACCCGCGGCGGCCGCGCCTGCCGCTGCCGCGCCGGCCGCGGCTCCGGCTGGCGCCGCCACACCCGCCCCCGAGGTCGAGGAACGATCGTACCTGGGCTTCTTGGCCAAGGCGCTCGGCACCAAGTACATCATCATCTTCTTGCTGTTGTCGTTCATCTTTGTCGCTTACCTGGTGATGAACACGCTGGCGCTGCGCCGCGCGTCGATCGTGCCGGCTAGTCTGGTCGAAGGCTTTGAAGCCCTGTTGAACGAAAAGAAGTTCCAGGACGCTTACGAGTTGGCCAAGAGCGACGACTCGTACCTGGGGCGCGTGCTGGCCGCCGGCATGGGCAAGTTGCAGCAAGGCTTCGGCGCGGCCGAAGGGGCCATGCAGGAAGTCAGCGACGAAGAAGGGATGCGACTCGAGCATCGACTGAGCTTTGTCGCTTTGATCGGCACCCTGGCGCCGATGTTCGGGCTGCTGGGCACGGTCGACGGGATGGTCGACAGCTTTACGGTCATCGCCACCAGCCCGACGCAACCCAAGCCATCGCAGTTGGCCGAAGGTATTTCGATGGCTCTGGTGACGACGCTGGTCGGGCTGTGGCTGGCGATTCCGGCCATCGGCTACTTTGGCGCCATGCGTAACCGGCTGGCCAAGCTAACCATGGAAGCCGCCGTGCTGAGCGAAGGGCTGATGAGCCGGTTTGCCGGCGTTGGCAAGAAGTAAGCGGCAAGAAGTAAGCGGTCAGCAGCAATTCGCCGCCGTGGCACGACGCGGACACCCGTAACCTGACACTTTTCCCTCTGACGGCCGCCGCTGGGCGGCTGGTCAGGGACCGAGCTTTTCATGGCATCCCGGCGCAAAGCAGCGGACATCTCGGCCGAAGCCGACATGACGCCCATGATCGACATGACCTTCCAGTTGATCGCCTTCTTCATGGTGTTGATCAACTTTTCGGAAGACAACCAGAACGAACTGGTCAAGCTGCCGTCGAGCGAGTTGGCCAAGGTGCCCGAGGCGCCGGTCCCCATGCCGATCGTGCTGCAGGTGTCGCGGCACGGCAAGGTGTTCTTCAACGGCGACGAGTTGGGCGTGGCGAGCAAGGCCATGGACCAGGCCCTGCGCCAGGAAGCCCAGGTGTTGGCGCGCAAGCCGGGCAATCCCGGCCCCGGCGCGGCCCACGTGATCATTCGCGCGCACGGCCTGACGCGGATGGGGGACGTGCAGCAACTGATTGCCGTGTGTCAGAAGCACAAGTTCGAGAAGTTCGCCCTCCGCGCCGAGGCGGGGAAGGCCACGACCGATACGGCATTGAAAGCCTATACCGACAAGCAAGAGGCGAATTTGCAGCGGGCCAAGGCGCAAGGCAAATGAGCCCGCCGCCGTTCCTGGCCCCCGTCCCTAATTCCTAGCACCCGTCAGCAAGAGTTCCGGTTATGGCCAAGCGTCGCGCCCCCAGCGGTCCCGACAAAGTCGAACAGCAGATGACGCCGATGATCGACATCGTGTTTCAGTTGCTGACATTCTTCGTCATGAGCTTCAAGATCGCCACCGAGGAAGGGGACTTCAACGTCAAGATGCCGATCGGCGTCGGTCAGGCCACCAACGCCGACCAGATCCAACCGGTGCGGGTCAAGCTGGCGGCGCTGCCCGATGGGCAGTTGCGCGAAATCAAGCTCGGCGACCGCTCGCTGGGTCGCAGCATGGACGACCTGCAAAAGCAGATCGCGGCCGTGGCCAATGACGACTTGGAAGTCGAGTTCGACTGCGACTACAACCTGCACTACAACAACGTGATCAACGCCATCAGCGCCGTCAGCGGCAAGCTGACACCCGAAGGGAAGACGATCCGCTACGTCGAGAAGATCAAGTTCACGCCGCCCAAGGCGCCGCAGTAATGGCGGGGTCAGTTGTCCGTGGTCAGTAGTCAGTTGTTGCCGCACGCTCCTCAAGGCGGCGGCGCAACTCGATGTCTTTCGCAACTGACAACGGACCACTGACAACGGACAAATCTAGTCACCTCAAACCAGTGAACGGCCGCCATCGACGGTCACGCAATCTCCCGTGACGAAGTCGTTCTCGACCAGGTACAGCACCGCCTGGACCACGTTCTCGGGCTTTCCCTCGCGGCGCAGCAGCGTGCCGTCGATCGACTGTTGCCGCTCGGCCGGCGGCAAGTCGGGGGGCAGCATCACCGGCCCCGGCAGCACCGCGTTGACTCGCACGCGGGGATTGCGGTGGGCCAACTCGACGGCCAGCGCGCGGGTCAGCGTCGGAATCGCCCCCTTCGAGGCGAAGTAGGCGGCATAGTTCAGGTACGGCCGCCGCGTGGCCCAATCGCCGATGTTCACGATCGCGCCCCCCGACTCTTGCCGGCACATCGCCAGCCCGACGCGCTGGCCCAGCAGGAACGTGGCCAGGCTGTTGATCGTGAAATGCTCGCGGACGTCTTCGGCCGTCACGTCCTCGAGCGGCTTCGGCCGCCAGATGGCCGCCGCGTTGACCAGCACGTCGATTCGCCCAAAGCGCGCCAACACGTCGTCGACCAGCCGCGCCACTTCGTCCGCGTTGGCCAGATCGGCCGGCCAGGCTTCGGCCGTGGCGCCGCTGGCCCGCAAGGCGTCGACCCGCGCGTGGGCGTCCTGGCCCGAGCTGCGATAGTGCAGCGCCATGGCGTAGCCCCGCGCGGCCAAGGCCTCGGCCACGTGGGAACCAATGCGGCGCTTGCCGCTGCCGGTAATCAAAGCCACGGGTTGGGTTGTCATGGTATCTGCTTCTTATTAGCCACGGAGGCACAGAGACGCGGAGGTGAGCACGGAGGAGAAACCAGAATGACGAAGCACGAATGGCGAATGTCTAAGCGGAAATTGCCAAGCACCAAAGCATCGTTTGTCCCTTTCCTTCTTGCCGTCCTCTCTGCGCCCTCTGCGTCTCTGCGGTTCAAAATTTATGCCGCACCGCTCCGTGTCTTCCTCTGTGCCCTCTGTGTCTCCGTGGTGAAATTGTCTTACGTCGTGTCCGTCGTGCCGTCGTGGTCGGTATCATCCGCCATTTCTGAGCAGGTACGCTCGCACGTCGCCAGCCCCAGTAGTAGTATAAAAGCGCAACGCGCGTTCTCCCTAGCCCCTCACCCCTAGCCCCTAGCCCCTCTTCATGCACACCTGGACGCTGACCGATACGGCTCGCGATTTGCACCTGGACGAGTTCACCCTCTCGGCGGCCGAGTTGGGCCAGGCCGGCAGCTTTGGCATCCGCAAGCGAACGCTGCACGGGGGTTTGCGCGAAGGGGTCGACGTCGTCGAACTCGACAACGGACTGCTGCGGGCCACGATCGTGCCGACCCGCGGCATGGGCCTCTGGCGCGTGGCCGCCGGCGAGTTGGCCCTCGGCTGGCAAAGCCCCGTGGCCGGGCCGGTCCATCCCCATTGGGTGCCGGTCTGGGAGCCGAGCGGCATCGGCTGGCTATCGGGCTTTGACGAGTTGCTGGTCCGCTGCGGACTGGCGAGCAACGGCGCGCCGCAATTCGACGAGCAAGGGCGACTGCAATATCCGCTGCACGGGCAGATTGCCAACCTGCCGGCCTGGCATGTCGAGGCCTCGTACCACGCGGCGACGCACACCTTGTCGGTCACCGGCGTGGTGGACGAAGCCCGGCTGTTCGGCCACAAGCTGCGGTTGCGGACGACTTACTCGGCGCGGCTCAAGCAGCCCCACTTGAACATCGTCGACGAGGTGACGAACTTGTCGGCCGAGTCGAGCGACATGCAGTTGCTCTATCACATCAACTTCGGCGCGCCCCTGGCCACGCCCGGCGCGCGGGCGCACCTGCCGGTCGAAACGCTGGCCCCGCGCGACGCGCATTCGGCCAGCGACGTCGACACCTGGCAGACGTACGCGCCACCGCAGGCAGGCTGGGGCGAGTTCGCTCACTTCGCCGAATTGCTCGCCGACCGTGACGGGCGGACCCGGGCCATGCTCGTGGCCGCCGACGGCGCGCGCGCGGCTAGCGTCGTGTTCAGCCGCCGGCAGTTGCCCTGCTTCACGCTCTGGAAAAGCCAGCGCTTGCCGGCCGATGGCTATGTGACCGGGCTGGAACCGGGGACCAACTATCCGAACACCCGGGCCTTCGAGCAGTCGC belongs to Planctomycetota bacterium and includes:
- a CDS encoding MotA/TolQ/ExbB proton channel family protein produces the protein MRGIFVRSKLLGAFAALGLMFTAWTAMPIAAFAQEEPAAAAPAAAAPAAAPAGAATPAPEVEERSYLGFLAKALGTKYIIIFLLLSFIFVAYLVMNTLALRRASIVPASLVEGFEALLNEKKFQDAYELAKSDDSYLGRVLAAGMGKLQQGFGAAEGAMQEVSDEEGMRLEHRLSFVALIGTLAPMFGLLGTVDGMVDSFTVIATSPTQPKPSQLAEGISMALVTTLVGLWLAIPAIGYFGAMRNRLAKLTMEAAVLSEGLMSRFAGVGKK
- a CDS encoding biopolymer transporter ExbD, which produces MAKRRAPSGPDKVEQQMTPMIDIVFQLLTFFVMSFKIATEEGDFNVKMPIGVGQATNADQIQPVRVKLAALPDGQLREIKLGDRSLGRSMDDLQKQIAAVANDDLEVEFDCDYNLHYNNVINAISAVSGKLTPEGKTIRYVEKIKFTPPKAPQ
- a CDS encoding aldose 1-epimerase family protein, producing MHTWTLTDTARDLHLDEFTLSAAELGQAGSFGIRKRTLHGGLREGVDVVELDNGLLRATIVPTRGMGLWRVAAGELALGWQSPVAGPVHPHWVPVWEPSGIGWLSGFDELLVRCGLASNGAPQFDEQGRLQYPLHGQIANLPAWHVEASYHAATHTLSVTGVVDEARLFGHKLRLRTTYSARLKQPHLNIVDEVTNLSAESSDMQLLYHINFGAPLATPGARAHLPVETLAPRDAHSASDVDTWQTYAPPQAGWGEFAHFAELLADRDGRTRAMLVAADGARAASVVFSRRQLPCFTLWKSQRLPADGYVTGLEPGTNYPNTRAFEQSQGRVPKLEPGQTRRFELELCAHLSEESVRRASHEVEQLASGVEPTIHRKPMPGWSA
- a CDS encoding tetratricopeptide repeat protein — translated: MSIRFALVALAVALVAGSAGAADAVKRVSGSAVNGNITKMSATDVTIEKPGGAAETIPVSDIEEIVFDKEPGTLRAVRNNAADGNFDAALATLEKVKTDTISRPELLDDIQFYRVLCEARLALAGSGDLQKAGGAAFNYVSAHPSSFHFLQANELLGDLFAATGKYTEARQYYGVLEKSTFPEYKARGLIAQGRVYVRDGKFDEALKAFDGVLAMGNQKGALNDSQRYSATLGKALCLAETGKVDDGIKQIEEVIKLANVEDAQLMGEAYVTLGKALLKKGNKKEALLAFLHVDVLFFSNASAHAESLKALVALWNELGKPERATLAAQTLQSRYSGGR
- a CDS encoding biopolymer transporter ExbD; this encodes MASRRKAADISAEADMTPMIDMTFQLIAFFMVLINFSEDNQNELVKLPSSELAKVPEAPVPMPIVLQVSRHGKVFFNGDELGVASKAMDQALRQEAQVLARKPGNPGPGAAHVIIRAHGLTRMGDVQQLIAVCQKHKFEKFALRAEAGKATTDTALKAYTDKQEANLQRAKAQGK
- a CDS encoding SDR family oxidoreductase, which encodes MTTQPVALITGSGKRRIGSHVAEALAARGYAMALHYRSSGQDAHARVDALRASGATAEAWPADLANADEVARLVDDVLARFGRIDVLVNAAAIWRPKPLEDVTAEDVREHFTINSLATFLLGQRVGLAMCRQESGGAIVNIGDWATRRPYLNYAAYFASKGAIPTLTRALAVELAHRNPRVRVNAVLPGPVMLPPDLPPAERQQSIDGTLLRREGKPENVVQAVLYLVENDFVTGDCVTVDGGRSLV